The genomic region CGCGAGCCAGCAGCTAGTCCACCTTGTTTGCCACCATCATCATAAATGTAATCTCCTTTACCAGGAGTGATGTAATCTGCCCAAAAGCGAATTTCATCGTGGTTGCGCTTGCCGTTGCGGTCTTCCTGACCATCAAACACTGGTGGTGTAGGATGGCTAACAAGGACGTGAATTGTCTCTCCATTCACCTGTATGGGTACATCCCAGTGACTCTTTGAGGAAAGCCGCAAAATATTTTGTTCCTCTGGCGAGTACCAAGGTTCAGAAGAGCCAGGAGTGGCAATGGTAGATAGCAAAGATCCAGGCATATCCTTCCAGAGGAAATTTTGGAAGGTGCGGACATTGGCAGTATCGATAGGATGTTTGGAGAGCAGCACCATGCCAAATTGTCCGGGGAAATTGCCAAAACCTAAGGCATCATCGCCGTATCCTGGTGTTTCTGGAGTAGTTACTACTACACCGTTGTTGTTTAAATCAAATCCCGAAGCAATACCAGTATTGGAGGGAGCAATGTAAACATAGGGGTAGCTCACGGGAGTTGCACCATTTTGACTAACACCAAGATAATTTTCCAAGAAAAGTTGGACTGGTTGCAAAGGATTTTCTTGGATGTAGTCAAACTCGTTGATCAGTAAGATATCCGGGTTGGTACGTTGGATAATTTCGGCAACAGCTTTTGCCTGAGCATTATCGGGCGTAGATAAATCGGTTACTAACTGACCTTCAGTATTGCGATTGAGGGAAGCATTAAACTGAGCAAAACGGATTGTGCTAGAAGTTTCCATCTTGATTATGAGTTGATGAGCGCTAATAAATAGCTGGGATGAAAGCGAAAATTGCAAAGTTACGCTTCTCTTTTTCTTCCGTAGGAATGTGACAAGTTGAATTAACTACCGTAGCTGGAAGTTAACCAGAGAGCGCTGTATGCTTTTTGGTATAAATTTGTATTCAGTAAAAGAAAATACCCCAAAAATATTAAGAATTAGCTAGCAAAAGGTTAAGAACGAGGATTATTTGCTGAGAAAAATTGAAGTAAAAAATTGACAAGTTTGTGATTATGAATCACGGTATGATGAGAAAATATATCCTCAAATTATAGTTCCTTAGATTTTTTCGCTACACCGATGAGGAGCTCAACTTGTATCGATACATCAGGAAAGGCTAGGGCTAAAATAGTGCCTGTGGTGAGTGTCAGTTCAGTTGTGTATTGCCCATTTTTGAGTTCACGAAATACTTTTAGTTGCGGTGTTTTCAGGTTGACAACCCAATATTCAGTAATGTCTGCCTCAGCGTAAATTTCTTTTTTCTCACCTAAATCTTTGCTGAGAGTGGCATTGGAGAATTCAATCACCCAAAAAATATCTTCAGGGTAAGGATGGTGTTCTAGGTAGACTTCACCTAAGGTTTTGACAAGGCAATGTCCCAAGTCGGGAAACCCGCAAGGGCATAGTGGCTCCCCTTTCTAAGGGGTTGGGGGATATGAGTGCGTAAGTCCCAATACCTACCCATTGAGACTCAAGAGAATATTATGTATAATTATTGAAAATAATTATTATTTGCTCAACCACTTTGTTGCTGTAGAAAAATCGGGGAAGTAACACAACCCGATCGCCTACGGCACCTCACGCTAGTCTGCACAACGGGGGGAACCCCCACAAGCGTCTGCCTCTCCTTGATAAGGGGAGGTTTGGAGGGGTTAAACATATATCACTCAAAAACTGAATTGGCATAATACATTCTCAGAAAATCCACTGCGATAAAACTCCCATATAGCTGCTTCAAATATATCAAGATAAAACTTAAAAATGCATATACTAACAGAAGAAGAATATGACCAGTTGTGTGAAGAAAGTATCAAAACAAATGGTAAACGATTACTAAATCATGATGGTTTTGATGAGATTTGTCAATGGGAAAATCAATTTGCTACAGGATTATTTTACGAAGTTGAACTACGTCCCGGACTAAGACTGATAATTGCAGATGTAATACATCATCAAGAGTTAAAATTTTGGTCTCACCACGAACAATCCTATCCATTAATTTCTAAGTTTCATATTTCTGGGGATTTACGAACAATTACACCGGGAATAAAAGAAATTCCTGATGATTATATTGAATCAGTAGGAAGAAACTATTTATTTTATTTACCTAATGTAGATGAAATTCATAATTTTTCAGATGGAGAGTATGAATCAGTGATAGTTATTCATATAGATATTGATGTATTTAAAACTTTCAGTCAAGGCTTTGAATATTTACCAACTTCCTTACAAGCGTTAATCAAGAAAAATTCTCCACCCAGGTTTCATTATACTGTTGGAAAAATTACATCAGCAATGTTTGTGGTTTTGCAGCAAATTCTTAAACCCCCTTTTCAGGGAATGATGAAGCGGATGTATCTAGAAAGTAGAGTTTTAGAATTATTGGCACTGCAATTAAATCAGTTTTTGCATCAAGAACAAGCTATTCGAGCAGTTGGAAATTTAAGACCTGTAGATATTGAAAAAACCTATTATGCTAGAGATATTTTAATTCGTCGAATCGAGAATCCACCCTCACTAATTGATTTAGCAAAATTAGTCGGTTTTGGCGTTCGCAAACTGCGTTACTGTTTTCAAGAGGTGTTTGGAACTACGGTATTCGGATATTTGCACGATTATCGCATGGAGCAAGCAAAAATGATGTTAGCTGAAAGTAAAATGCAAGTTGCAGAAGTAGCGAATGCTGTTGGCTATTCACATTTGGGTTATTTTGCCAAGGCTTTTAAAGAAAAATTTGGAGTTTCACCAAAAGAATTCCAATTGGGTAACAAGCCGCTTAAATAATATCATGAGAGGATTTAAGCAGATTGTGTTACTTTACTATTCTTCACGATAAACTTCTCTACGATGACCTATTCTGACTACAGTTATTAATAAAATATCATCACAAATATTGTATAAAATACGATAATTACCTACTCTAACTCGATAGCGGTTTTCGCCGTTCTTAAGTTTTCCAACGCCACTAGGACGTGGGTCGTTTGCAAGTTTATCAATTTTCCTTTGGATGCGTTCTTGCAGTTCTAGAGAGTTCTAGAGAAAGTTTATTAAATTGCTTCAATGCACCCTTAGAAAATTCAACTTTATAAATCATGCAATATTTCTTTTCATATTCCGTTTAATCTCTTCCCAAGGAATAGTACCGTTTTCTGCTATATCTTTTAATCCTTCTTCAAATTCTCTTTCATCCTCTTTATCTTCTTGATTACGAATTTTGAGTAGTTCTAAAATTTCTTGTAAAGTGTCATCATAAGCATTTTCTAACTCAGCATAAATTGCCTTGAGTAATGCTTGTTTATCTATTGTATGTTCCATATTTAAACCTCGTCGTCGAGAGAAGTTACTTTTGTCTTTAATTTCACGCTCACAAAAAGCTTAAAGCTTAGATTCATCTTGGTAAATTTACTTAGCTGATTTACGCCATTCTTGTCCAAGACAAACTGTTTCATCAAAAGTAGGGTCGTTTTCAAATCTACCCGCAACTTTTAACCACCAGGTTTCTTTTCTCTTGAGGGATTCAGCTAATGTTTGTTTAATCTTTGCTAGTTCTTTTTCTAAAATTGCAACTCGCATTTCTAGTTGTTGAGAATATTCTTCAAGCTGCTGATTAGTCATTTGTGGTGGATAGCAAACTCTCTTAAAATTATACCGCTTTTTACGCAAGTAACCTTCGTCCAACATGATTAGAACACAAGTCATACAATCATGCCATAAATCACACAAAGAGAGAATGAAAACTATCTTTCCTTCTGCCCTACCCTACCCTGCGGGAAGGGCTACTCTGCGAGAAGCCGCTTTGCGTCTACGCCCAACGCCGAACGGGTACTCTATGAGAAGCCGCTTCGCGTCTACGGCAGCCCCCAACCCTTACGGGAAGCCCTCCGAGTTCGCCAGTTCACGCCAGTCGCTACCAACGGATACGCCGCAAGGGCGCGCTGGCTCCTTTATGCCGGGGAAGCCGTCCACCAGACTGGCTCACCGCTTTGTGTCTACGCCGGAAACTGCCAAGACGGGGGCTACCTCACCTCCTAGCGTCTGCCTTCTGCCTTATTTTCAAGACAGTATTTTATATTTTTGCTAAAAAGCCACTTAAGTGATAGAAAAAAGCACTTCTACAGATAGACGGAACTAGATCAAACCTCGTAATCTAACTCTACTAGGGTATTTGAGAATCTTTGTCTACAGGTGTAGGAGTTATGCAAAAATTTTTAGTGGCTTTTGGACGGTTAAATTGGCAGTTATGGATTGTAGCTTTGGTATTAGTTACATCGCAACCAGTTTGGGCTGATACAAAACCAGAAAATGATGCAGAGATTCCCCAGTTGAGCGAAATCGAACTTCCTGCAACTAGCGCTCGAATGTTGGTACAGTCATCAACTAATTCCCCTATTTCCCAAGAGGATGTTGTAACCATTACGGGTGTGAAAGCAAATCCCACAGATAAAGGTGTCGAAGTGATTTTAGAGACAACCCAAGGAGAACAACTGCTAGTTACAAATCGCAGTACGGGTAATAATTTTATTGCAGATATCACTGGTGGGCAGTTGCGTTTACCTGATGGCAATGCTTTCACGTTTAAGTCGGAGAAGCCCATTGAGGGAATTACAGAGATAACAGTTACAAATGTTAACGCGAATACTGTGCGAGTAACAGTGGTTGGAGAGAAAGCTTTACCGATGGTTGAGTTATTTGATGATGATGCAGGGCTGGTTTTTGGTGTAGCATCTACGGCAACGGTGATACAAAACCCCACCCTTCCCTCCCCTTACCAAGGGGAGGGACAGAGGGAGGGGTCGCAACCTGAAGAAAAGCCAGCGAGTGAAACACCACCAGAGAAACCAGCAGCGCAGCAGGATGAGCCGATTGAATTGGTTGTTACGGGGGAACAGGATAGCTATACCGTACCGAATGCAAGCACGGCGACACGGACAGATACACCCTTGCGTGATATCCCCCAGTCGATTCAAGTTGTACCACAACAGGTCATAGAAGACCGCAAACCAGCAAATTTAACTGAAGCAGTAGAAACCGTTAGTGGTGTAAGTAGTGGAGGAGAAAATTTTGGTGTAGGTGTAACAAGTAGAGTAATTCGAGGGTTTGTTAGCGACGGAAATTTCCGCAACGGTTTTCGAGATACAGATGCCTTCACCCCCACAGCACTGGGGACAGTCGAGCAAGTGGAAGTGCTAAAAGGGCCAGCCTCAGTTTTGTTTGGGGCTGTAGAACCAGGTGGAATTGTCAATGTTACTACCAAGCAACCCCTAAGTAAACCTTATTATGAACTTGCATTTGAGGCAGGAAATTATGGACTTTATCAGCCCAGCATTGATTTATCTGGGCCGTTGAGTACAGATCAAAATATGCTCTATCGCTTCATCGCCAGTTATCGAGCTTCGGATAGTTTTGTCGATTTTGCTAATTCAGAACTGATTACAATTGCTCCCTCTATTGCTTGGAAATTAAGCGATCGCACGAATTTAAACCTTTACTATGAGTACATTCACTCTGATCTGAGGCCTTTTAAGGCAGATGTTCCCGTTTTCAGTGACAATACGTTTGGCTTACCTCGAAATTTCTATGCCGGCTATCCCGATATTGACTTCGCTACTAAAGATGTCCACAAATTTGGTTACATCCTAAACCATCAATTTAATGACGATTGGCAACTTCGCAATAATATTTCAGTTGTTCTTAATTCAGCTAGAGATACCTTTACCATTTTCTCTGACCTGGTTGAAGATCGCATCCTACAAGAAAGTACTGTTTATAAACGTGAATATCCAATCAATAACTATTTTGGACAAATCGATTTACTGGGCAAGTTCAAGACAGGAGCAATTGAACACCAGCTTTTGGTAGGTTTTGATGCCAATCGCAATGTTGAAAACTTTAAGAGCATTACTGGCGAAGGCCCAGGTGATTTGGATCTTCAGAACCCGAACTACGATACTTCAGATTACCAGTTTGTACCCAACTCTCGCTTCGCTTTCTATGAGCCTATTCAATCTTATGGGGTCTACCTGCAAGACCAAATCACACTTCTAGACAACCTAAAGCTCCTGATTGGTGGACGCTTTGATTGGGTTGAACGAACATTTGATGTTGAGGGTGAACCTGCTGTTGAGCAGAATGATAACGCCTTTAGCCCCCGAATTGGGTTGGTTTATCAGCCTAGTGATACTATTTCTCTCTATGCCAGCTATAGCCAATCATTTATTCCTACCTTTGGAGCCAACCCAGATGGTAGAGCATTCAAACCGACCAAAGGAAAACAGTATGAAGCTGGTATTAAAGCTGATTTTCTAGAGGGAAGGCTTTCGACAACATTAGCCGCTTATCAAATCACTAAGTCGAATGTAACAACCCCCGATCCCAACAACCCTACTTTCTCTATACAAGTAGGTGAACAACGGAGTCGAGGGATTGAGTTAGATATTGCCGGTGAGATTTTGCCTGGATGGAAGGTGATTGCTTCTTATGCCTATACCGATGCAGAAGTCACTGAAGATAATGCTACCCCAGTAGGTAATCGATTAAACAACGTGCCAGAGAATCAAGCCAGTCTCTGGACAACTTATGAAATTCAGAAAGGCAATTTGCAGGGCTTAGGGTTTGGTTTGGGGCTGTTCTATGTTGGCGATCGGCAAGGTGATTTGGATAATTCGTTTGTATTGCCAAGCTACTTCCGCACAGATGCAGCAATTTATTATCGTAGAGATGGCCTGAAAGCAGCTATTAATGTCCGTAATTTATTTGATGTAACCTACTATAATTATTCTTTCGGAAGATTCTATAACCAATTGGGCGATCCCTTTACAATAATCGGCTCAATCAGTTGGGAGTTTTAACTGGCTCCCTTGTTGGCTTCGGCTAAACACCTTGGTACTATGTTTTTACGTCGCTTTACCTGCCTGCTGTTATTGGGAGTTTTGACGTTTGGATTTATTTTGACTTGTAGCAGAAATCTGAATGACAGTGCTACAAACTTAAAACAGCCAATGGAAAACTGTCTTAATGTGCAACATTTGATGGGAGAAACTTGTGTCCCTCTCAATCCGCAAAGAGTTATTACACTATGGTCAAGTTTTTTGGCTAATACACTAGCTTTAGGGATTAAACCAATTGCAACAGCATACGATTTAGGTTTGCCTTTTCCAGAATATCTTCAAGACAAAGTAGATAAAATTGAATTGATTGGAAGCGTAAATGAACCAAACCTTGAGAAGATTTTGCTCCTGAAGCCCGATCTAATTTTGGCTCATCCTTATGTTCCAAATATTTACTACAAGCATCTCTCTAAAATTGCACCTACGGTTATAATCGGACATTCTGATGTAGGCACTCGTCGTTGGGATCAAGATTTGGTAGACATTGCCAAAATCTTACATCAAGAAGAAACTTTCAATAAATTAATGAAGGAATATTGGCAGTATATTGAAATACTAAAAAAAGCTTTGAACATTGGCACAGCGTCTCAAAATAATAATCACTGTTACCAAATGCAAGTATCAGTTGCCTCAACAAATGCATTATCTGGAATTTGGTCTTATGGAGAAAAAAGTCCTGTTGGCACAGTTATAAATGATATTGGACTACAACGTCCGCCATCACAAAAGGGAGATTTTTACTATGTAGAAAATATTTCTGAAGAGCGCTTATCTGATATTGATGGTGATGTTCTCTTCTTTTTATCATGGGGAAGCAGGAGTGCTAAAGAAGCTTTAGAAAAGCTCCAAAAAAAACCGTTGTGGCGACAACTGAAAGCGGTTCAACAAAATAAGACATATATTGTAGACGGTTCACATTGGCATGATGGTGACATCATGGCAGTCAAGGCAATACTTGATGACTTATATAAATATCTGGTCAAGACTCCCTAAACTAAGCTTTTAAATTGGTTATCCTCTAAAAATATAACAATATTTTACCGAGTTACACTCAATTTTAAGGATATGTTTGATGTGGAATGTTTTTCATCTGCTTAGTTCAGAGAGGCTATATACTAAAATGACCTATTTACTGTAAAAGGTACAAATTTGTGTGAGTTTTGATAAGTCAGGAACACCCCAAAATGTGTTTACGCCGTCTCATCTATTGGCTGTTTCTAAGTATATTAACTTGCTTTTTTATTTCAGCTTGTAATATGAACATGAGTCAAAATGCTACAAGGCTGAGGCAGCCATTAGAAGAGTGCCGAGTCGTACAACACGTTATGGGGAAAACTTGTGTTCCCAAAAGTCCTGAGCGTCTTGTTACTATCTTTCATGTTACTTTAGGTAATGCGCTTGTACTTGGTATCAAACCGATCGGTAGCGCTACAGGTTTAAATAGCTCGCAAAAAGAAGATTTTGCTACATATTTGAAAGATAAAATAGTAGGAATAAAACAATTAGGCAGTCAATATGAGCCTAATATAGAGATGCTATTACTAGTTAAACCCGATCTAATTTTAGGTTGGGAAATAGTGCAAAGAACTTATCCTATTATTTCTCAAATTAGTCCTACGGTATTGGGTAAGTGGCAAGGTGAGCCGTTGTGGAGAGAATATTT from Chlorogloeopsis sp. ULAP01 harbors:
- a CDS encoding TonB-dependent siderophore receptor: MQKFLVAFGRLNWQLWIVALVLVTSQPVWADTKPENDAEIPQLSEIELPATSARMLVQSSTNSPISQEDVVTITGVKANPTDKGVEVILETTQGEQLLVTNRSTGNNFIADITGGQLRLPDGNAFTFKSEKPIEGITEITVTNVNANTVRVTVVGEKALPMVELFDDDAGLVFGVASTATVIQNPTLPSPYQGEGQREGSQPEEKPASETPPEKPAAQQDEPIELVVTGEQDSYTVPNASTATRTDTPLRDIPQSIQVVPQQVIEDRKPANLTEAVETVSGVSSGGENFGVGVTSRVIRGFVSDGNFRNGFRDTDAFTPTALGTVEQVEVLKGPASVLFGAVEPGGIVNVTTKQPLSKPYYELAFEAGNYGLYQPSIDLSGPLSTDQNMLYRFIASYRASDSFVDFANSELITIAPSIAWKLSDRTNLNLYYEYIHSDLRPFKADVPVFSDNTFGLPRNFYAGYPDIDFATKDVHKFGYILNHQFNDDWQLRNNISVVLNSARDTFTIFSDLVEDRILQESTVYKREYPINNYFGQIDLLGKFKTGAIEHQLLVGFDANRNVENFKSITGEGPGDLDLQNPNYDTSDYQFVPNSRFAFYEPIQSYGVYLQDQITLLDNLKLLIGGRFDWVERTFDVEGEPAVEQNDNAFSPRIGLVYQPSDTISLYASYSQSFIPTFGANPDGRAFKPTKGKQYEAGIKADFLEGRLSTTLAAYQITKSNVTTPDPNNPTFSIQVGEQRSRGIELDIAGEILPGWKVIASYAYTDAEVTEDNATPVGNRLNNVPENQASLWTTYEIQKGNLQGLGFGLGLFYVGDRQGDLDNSFVLPSYFRTDAAIYYRRDGLKAAINVRNLFDVTYYNYSFGRFYNQLGDPFTIIGSISWEF
- a CDS encoding iron-siderophore ABC transporter substrate-binding protein; its protein translation is MFLRRFTCLLLLGVLTFGFILTCSRNLNDSATNLKQPMENCLNVQHLMGETCVPLNPQRVITLWSSFLANTLALGIKPIATAYDLGLPFPEYLQDKVDKIELIGSVNEPNLEKILLLKPDLILAHPYVPNIYYKHLSKIAPTVIIGHSDVGTRRWDQDLVDIAKILHQEETFNKLMKEYWQYIEILKKALNIGTASQNNNHCYQMQVSVASTNALSGIWSYGEKSPVGTVINDIGLQRPPSQKGDFYYVENISEERLSDIDGDVLFFLSWGSRSAKEALEKLQKKPLWRQLKAVQQNKTYIVDGSHWHDGDIMAVKAILDDLYKYLVKTP
- a CDS encoding AraC family transcriptional regulator, with the translated sequence MHILTEEEYDQLCEESIKTNGKRLLNHDGFDEICQWENQFATGLFYEVELRPGLRLIIADVIHHQELKFWSHHEQSYPLISKFHISGDLRTITPGIKEIPDDYIESVGRNYLFYLPNVDEIHNFSDGEYESVIVIHIDIDVFKTFSQGFEYLPTSLQALIKKNSPPRFHYTVGKITSAMFVVLQQILKPPFQGMMKRMYLESRVLELLALQLNQFLHQEQAIRAVGNLRPVDIEKTYYARDILIRRIENPPSLIDLAKLVGFGVRKLRYCFQEVFGTTVFGYLHDYRMEQAKMMLAESKMQVAEVANAVGYSHLGYFAKAFKEKFGVSPKEFQLGNKPLK
- a CDS encoding type II toxin-antitoxin system RelE/ParE family toxin, giving the protein MQERIQRKIDKLANDPRPSGVGKLKNGENRYRVRVGNYRILYNICDDILLITVVRIGHRREVYREE